One window from the genome of Labeo rohita strain BAU-BD-2019 chromosome 10, IGBB_LRoh.1.0, whole genome shotgun sequence encodes:
- the or42a9 gene encoding olfactory receptor 6F1, translating to MQSNSSENVTFVRPATFFVSGFSNILHAKYYYVFLCFVYVVTVLGNSFIMCTIYLARRLHTAKYIAVFNLAFCDLCGSTALIPKLIDMFLFEHQSISYEACLMNMFFVFHFMNVQSLTLLALAYDRLVAICFPLRYHVIITKTSMSHLLGGMWIFSMALFAVLVGLVNRLSFCRSTVVHSYFCDHGPVISLSCNSNSINYLMAYILFGLLICLPVIVITLSYCCIAAALLKIAHGADRIKAMKTCTSHLVLVAIFYLPILSVNVKSISTSIDLNSRIINNSLTQIIPPMLNPIIYTLKTEEVMQSIKELYKRHKVNTITEQNVNQKI from the coding sequence ATGCAGTCAAACTCCTCTGAAAATGTGACCTTTGTTCGTCCTGCAACATTCTTCGTCAGTGGCTTTTCTAATATCCTACATGCAAAATACTACTATGTGTTCTTGTGTTTTGTATATGTTGTGACTGTTTTGGGGAATTCATTTATCATGTGTACCATTTATTTGGCCCGCAGACTCCACACAGCCAAATACATTGCAGTCTTTAATCTGGCCTTTTGTGATCTGTGTGGAAGCACAGCTTTGATTCCAAAACTCATagatatgtttttatttgagcATCAGAGCATTTCATATGAAGCGTGCTtgatgaatatgttttttgtgtttcattttatgAACGTACAGTCTTTGACACTACTCGCTTTGGCTTATGACAGATTGGTTGCTATTTGTTTTCCTCTAAGGTATCATGTAATTATAACCAAAACATCCATGTCACACCTTCTAGGCGGTATGTGGATTTTCTCCATGGCTTTATTTGCTGTACTTGTGGGATTAGTCAACAGACTGTCTTTTTGTAGATCTACTGTGGTCCATAGCTATTTCTGTGATCATGGCCCTGTCATCAGCCTTTCCTGTAATAGCAATTCCATAAATTACCTCAtggcatatattttatttggtcTCCTGATTTGCCTGCCAGTGATAGTGATAACCCTCTCATATTGTTGCATTGCTGCAGCATTGCTTAAGATTGCTCATGGTGCTGATCGCATCAAAGCCATGAAAACCTGCACCTCGCATCTTGTGTTAGTGGCAATTTTTTACCTCCCAATTTTAAGTGTAAACGTTAAATCCATCTCAACATCTATTGATCTAAACTCACGGATAATTAACAATTCCCTGACGCAAATAATACCACCTATGCTGAATCCTATTATATACACTCTGAAGACAGAGGAGGTCATGCAGTCCATAAAAGAACTGTACAAACGACACAAAGTGAACACTATTACAGAACAAAATGTGaatcagaaaatataa
- the LOC127172399 gene encoding olfactory receptor 2A12-like, which produces MSSLLSNSSANVTFVRPAAFFLNGFSNVPHVKYYYVFLSLVYVVTVLGNSFIMCIIYSARRLHTAKYIAVFHLAVSDLCGSSALIPKVMDAFLFDHQVVSYEACLANMFFVYHFMNTQSLTLLVLAYDRLVAICFPLRYHVIVTKPAMFLIIGMMWIFSVTYLSVIIGLVNRLSFCGSNVLNSYFCDHRPVYRLACNDNSVNILMGRISFGLLICTPLIMIIITYFCIALALLKIAHGADRIKAIKTCSSHLILVAISYLPIISNNIASITTHSDSNAGIINTSLTQTIPPMLNPIIYTLKTEEVMQSAKVLYKRRKVNTIIERKIKGRRRNKE; this is translated from the coding sequence ATGAGCTCCTTGCTGTCAAACTCCTCTGCAAATGTTACCTTTGTCCGTCCTGCAGCATTTTTCCTCAATGGCTTTTCTAATGTTCCACATGTAAAGTACTACTATGTGTTCTTGTCTTTAGTGTATGTTGTGACTGTTTTAGGGAATTCATTTATCATGTGTATCATTTATTCAGCCCGCAGGCTTCACACAGCTAAATACATTGCTGTTTTCCATCTGGCAGTTTCTGATCTGTGTGGAAGCTCAGCTTTGATTCCAAAAGTCATGGACGCATTTTTATTTGACCATCAGGTTGTTTCTTATGAAGCGTGTTTGGCAAATATGTTCTTTGTATATCATTTCATGAACACGCAATCTTTGACACTACTTGTCTTGGCTTATGACAGACTGGTTGCTATTTGTTTTCCTCTACGGTATCATGTCATTGTAACCAAACCAGCTATGTTTCTGATCATAGggatgatgtggattttttctGTGACATATTTATCTGTAATTATAGGTTTGGTGAATAGACTCTCCTTTTGTGGATCTAATGTGCttaatagttatttttgtgatcaTCGCCCTGTCTATAGACTAGCATGTAATGATaattctgtaaatattttgatgGGAAGAATTAGCTTTGGTCTCCTGATTTGCACTCCACTCATAATGATCATCATCACATATTTCTGCATTGCTCTGGCTCTGCTTAAGATTGCTCATGGTGCTGATCGGATCAAAGCCATAAAAACCTGCTCCTCACATCTCATATTGGTGGCAATCAGTTATCTCCCAATTATAAGCAATAATATTGCATCTATAACAACACATTCTGATTCGAACGCCGGAATAATTAACACTTCCCTGACACAGACAATACCACCTATGCTGAATCCCATCATATACACTCTAAAGACAGAGGAGGTCATGCAATCCGCAAAAGTACTGTACAAACGACGCAAAGTGAACACTAtaatagaaagaaaaataaaaggcaGAAGGAGAAATAAAGAATAG
- the LOC127171870 gene encoding olfactory receptor 1-like has translation MSSMQSNSSANVTFVRPATFFISGFFNIPLAKYYYVFLALVYVVTVLGNSFIMCVIYLARRLHTAKYIAVFHLAVSDLCGSSALIPKVIDTFLFEHQDILYEACLANMFFVSHFMNLQSLTLLVLAYDRLVAICFPLRYHAIVTKPAMFLIIGMMWILSVTFFSVLVGSVNRLSFCRSNVIDTYYCDFAPIYRLACNDNSVHILMGKFCFGLLMCMPPILIIMSYFCIALALLKIAYGADRIKAMKTCTSHLMLVAIFYLPILSNNIASIITPLHPNARTINNSLTQTIPPMLNPIIYTLKTEEVMQSIKELYKRSRVHATMAKNMKCSGRN, from the coding sequence ATGAGCTCCATGCAGTCAAACTCCTCTGCAAATGTGACCTTTGTTCGTCCTGCTACATTTTTCATCAGTGGCTTTTTTAATATTCCACTTGCAAAATATTACTATGTGTTCTTGGCTTTAGTGTATGTTGTGACTGTTTTAGGGAATTCATTTATCATGTGCGTCATTTATTTGGCCCGCAGGCTTCACACAGCCaaatacattgctgtttttcatCTGGCAGTTTCTGATCTGTGTGGAAGCTCAGCTTTGATTCCAAAAGTCAttgacacatttttatttgagcACCAGGACATTTTATATGAAGCATGTTtggcaaatatgttttttgtatcTCATTTCATGAATTTGCAGTCTTTGACTCTACTTGTCTTGGCTTATGACAGACTGGTTGCTATTTGTTTTCCTCTACGGTATCATGCCATTGTAACCAAACCAGCCATGTTTCTGATCATAGGGATGATGTGGATTTTgtctgtgacttttttttctgtacttgtAGGTTCTGTGAATAGACTCTCTTTTTGTAGATCTAATGTGATTGATACTTATTACTGTGATTTTGCCCCTATATATAGACTAGCTTGTAATGATAATTCTGTCCATATTTTGATGGGAAAATTTTGTTTTGGACTCCTGATGTGTATGCCTCCGATACTGATCATCATGTCATATTTCTGCATTGCTCTGGCTCTGCTTAAAATTGCTTATGGTGCTGACCGAATCAAAGCCATGAAGACTTGCACCTCACATCTCATGTTGGTGGCAATTTTTTATCTCCCAATTTTAAGCAATAATATTGCATCTATAATAACACCTTTGCATCCAAATGCCCGGACAATTAACAATTCCCTGACGCAGACAATACCACCTATGCTGAATCCCATCATATACACTCTGAAGACAGAAGAGGTCATGCAGTCCATTAAAGAACTGTACAAACGCAGCAGGGTGCATGCTACTATggcaaaaaatatgaaatgcagTGGGagaaattaa
- the LOC127172400 gene encoding olfactory receptor 24-like yields MSSMLSNSSANVTFVRPATFFLNGLSNVPHVKYYYVFLSIVYVVTVLGNSFIMCIIYLARRLHTAKYIAVFHLALSDLCGSSALIPNVMDAFLFDHQVVSYEACLANMFSVFHFMNLQSLTLLVLAYDRLVAICFPLRYHVIVTKPAMFLIIGMMWIFSVIYFSVHVGLVNRLSFCGSNVLKSYFCDHRPVYRLACNDNSMNILIGKISFGLLICTPVIVIIISYFCISVALLKIAHGADRIKAIKTCTSHLMLVAINYLPLISNNIASITITYSDPNTGIINTSLTQTIPPMLNPIIYTLKTEEVMQSIKELYKRHKVNTVIERKMKCRRCNKK; encoded by the coding sequence ATGAGCTCCATGCTGTCAAACTCCTCTGCAAATGTGACTTTTGTTCGTCCTGCAACATTTTTCCTCAATGGCTTGTCTAATGTTCCACATGTGAAATACTACTATGTGTTCTTGTCTATAGTGTATGTTGTGACTGTTTTGGGGAATTCATTCATCATGTGTATCATATATTTGGCCCGCAGGCTTCACACAGCCaaatacattgctgtttttcatCTGGCTCTTTCTGATCTGTGTGGAAGCTCAGCTTTGATTCCAAATGTCATGGACGCATTTTTATTTGACCATCAGGTTGTTTCATATGAAGCGTGTTTGGCAAATATGTTTTCTGTATTTCACTTCATGAATCTGCAGTCTTTGACACTACTTGTCTTGGCTTATGACAGACTGGTTGCTATTTGTTTTCCTCTACGGTATCATGTCATTGTAACCAAACCAGCCATGTTTCTGATCATAGggatgatgtggattttttctGTGATATATTTTTCTGTGCATGTAGGTTTGGTGAACAGACTCTCCTTTTGTGGATCCAATGTgcttaaaagttatttttgtgatcaTCGCCCTGTCTATAGACTAGCATGTAATGATAATTCCATGAATATTTTGATTGGAAAAATTAGCTTTGGTCTTCTGATTTGCACACCAGTCATAGTGATCATCATCTCTTATTTCTGCATTTCTGTGGCTCTGCTTAAGATTGCTCATGGTGCTGATCGGATCAAGGCCATAAAGACCTGCACCTCACATCTTATGTTAGTGGCAATCAATTATCTCCCGcttataagtaataatattgCATCTATAACAATAACATATTCTGATCCGAACACCGGGATAATAAACACTTCCCTGACACAGACAATACCACCTATGCTGAATCCCATcatatacactctaaaaacagaGGAGGTCATGCAGTCCATAAAAGAACTGTATAAACGACACAAGGTAAACACTGtaatagaaagaaaaatgaaatgcagaaggtgcaataaaaaataa
- the LOC127172402 gene encoding olfactory receptor Olfr180-like: MISMLSNSSANMTFVRPATFFINGFFNIPHAKYYYVFLSIVYVVTVLGNSFIMCIIYVARRLHTAKYIGVFHLALCDLCGSSALIPKVIDTFLFEHQDIAYEACLAYMFFVFHFMNLQSLTLLVLAYDRLVAICFPLQYHVIVTKPAMLLIIGLMWSFSMIFFSVFVGLVNSLSFCGSNVLDSYFCDYRPVYRLACNDNSMTILMGKIGNSLLIFMPLILIFFSYFCIALALLKIAHGADRLKAIKTCTSHLMLVVVFYIPILSNNIASLTTPFDPDTRIINNSLTQTIPPMLNPIIYTLKTEEVMQSIKELYKRRKVNTARESKIKCRRNKLHNCKLQV, translated from the coding sequence ATGATCTCCATGCTGTCAAACTCCTCTGCAAATATGACTTTTGTTCGTCctgcaacattttttattaatggaTTTTTTAATATCCCACATGCAAAATACTACTATGTGTTCTTGTCTATAGTGTATGTTGTAACTGTTTTAGGGAATTCATTTATCATGTGTATCATTTATGTGGCCCGCAGGCTTCACACAGCTAAATACATTGGTGTTTTCCATCTGGCCCTTTGTGATCTGTGTGGAAGCTCAGCTTTGATTCCAAAAGTCATTGACACATTTTTATTCGAGCACCAGGACATTGCATATGAAGCATGTTTAGcatatatgttttttgtatttcatttcatgAATCTGCAGTCTTTGACACTACTTGTCTTGGCTTATGACAGACTAGTTGCTATTTGTTTTCCTCTACAGTATCATGTCATTGTAACAAAACCAGCCATGCTTCTGATCATAGGGCTGATGTGGAGTTTTTctatgatatttttttctgtgtttgtagGTTTGGTAAATAGTCTCTCCTTTTGTGGATCTAATGTGCTTGATAGTTATTTTTGTGATTATCGCCCTGTCTATAGACTAGCCTGTAATGATAATTCTATGACTATTTTGATGGGGAAAATAGGCAATAGTCTTCTTATTTTCATGCCACTGATATTGATCTTCTTTTCATATTTCTGCATTGCTCTGGCTCTGCTTAAGATTGCTCATGGTGCTGACCGGCTCAAAGCCATAAAAACCTGCACCTCACATCTCATGTTGGTGGTAGTTTTTTATATTCCAATTTTAAGCAATAATATTGCATCTCTAACAACACCTTTTGATCCGGACACCCGGATAATTAACAATTCCCTGACACAGACAATACCACCTATGCTGAATCCCATcatatacactctaaaaacagaGGAGGTCATGCAATCCATAAAAGAACTGTATAAACGACGCAAAGTGAACACTGCTAgagaaagtaaaataaaatgcagaagaaataaattgcataattGCAAATTACAGGTTTAA
- the LOC127171873 gene encoding olfactory receptor 1500-like yields MSSMLSNGSANVTFVRPATFFINGFFNIPHAKYYYVFLSLVYVVTVLGNSFIMCIIYLARRLHTAKYIAVFHLALSDLCGSSALIPKLIDIFLFEHQDISYEACLANMFFVFHFMNLQSLTLLTLAYDRLVAICFPLRYHAIVTKPAMFLIIGVMWIFSVTFFALMVSLITRLSICRSNIVNSYFCDHGPIFKLACNDNTINLIMANICFGLLVCMPLILIIVSYSCIAFVLLKIAHGADRVKAMKTCTSHFMLVAIFYVPILGINIAALATFIHPNARIINNSLTQTIPPMLNPIIYTLKTEEVMQSIKELYKHNKVNTRLLQM; encoded by the coding sequence ATGAGCTCCATGCTGTCAAACGGCTCTGCAAATGTGACCTTTGTTCGTCCTGCAACTTTTTTCATTAATGGCTTTTTTAATATCCCACATGCAAAATACTACTATGTTTTCTTGTCTTTAGTGTATGTTGTGACTGTTTTAGGGAATTCATTTATCATGTGTATCATTTATTTGGCCCGCAGGCTTCACACAGCCaaatacattgctgtttttcatTTGGCTCTTTCTGATCTGTGTGGAAGCTCAGCTTTGATTCCAAAACTCATAGACATATTTTTGTTTGAGCACCAAGACATTTCATATGAAGCATGTTtggcaaatatgttttttgtatttcatttcatgAATCTGCAGTCTTTGACACTTCTTACATTGGCTTATGACAGACTGGTTGCTATTTGTTTTCCTCTACGGTACCATGCCATTGTAACCAAACCAGCCATGTTTCTGATCATAGGTGTGATGTGGattttttctgtcactttttttgctttaatgGTGAGCTTGATTACAAGACTCTCTATTTGTAGATCTAACATAGTCAAtagttatttttgtgatcaCGGCCCTATTTTTAAGCTAGCTTGTAATGATAACACCATAAATCTTATCATGGCAAATATTTGCTTTGGTCTCCTTGTATGCATGCCACTGATATTGATAATCGTCTCATATTCCTGcattgcttttgttttgcttaAGATTGCTCATGGTGCTGACCGAGTCAAAGCCATGAAAACCTGCACCTCACATTTCATGTTGGTGGCAATTTTTTATGTGCCAATTTTAGGTATTAATATCGCAGCTTTAGCAACTTTTATCCATCCAAACGCCCGGATAATTAACAATTCCCTGACGCAGACAATACCACCTATGCTGAATCCCATtatatacactctaaaaacagaGGAGGTCATGCAATCCATAAAAGAACTGTATAAACACAATAAGGTCAATACTAGGCTACTACAGATGTAA
- the LOC127172394 gene encoding olfactory receptor 1C1-like, producing the protein MSSMQSNSSANVTFVRPATFFLNGFSNVPHVKYYYVFLSLVYVVTVLGNSFIMCIIYLARKLHTAKYIGVFHLAFSDLCGSSALIPNIIDTFLFGHHDISYEVCFVSMFFIYHFMNLQSLTLLVLAYDRLVAICFPLRYHAIVTKPAMFLIIGMMWIVSATYFSVHVGLLTRLSICSSNVVNSYFCDYGPVARLACNDNSLNLLMGKVCFGFLICLPPVLIIVSYFCIALALLKIAHGVDRIKAIKTCTSHLILVAVLYLPIVSNNIAASTTPLHPNARIINNSLTQIIPPMLNPIIYTLKTEEVMQSIKELYKRCKVNTTGERNIKWNARNNCSTCFGNDHRYYANQICFKGI; encoded by the exons ATGAGCTCCATGCAGTCAAACTCCTCTGCAAATGTGACTTTTGTTCGTCCTGCTACATTTTTCCTCAATGGCTTTTCTAATGTTCCACATGTGAAATACTACTATGTGTTCTTGTCTTTAGTGTATGTTGTGACTGTTTTAGGGAATTCATTTATCATGTGTATCATATATTTGGCCCGCAAGCTTCACACAGCCAAATACATTGGTGTTTTTCATCTGGCTTTTTCTGATTTGTGTGGAAGCTCAGCTCTGATTCCAAATATAATAGACACATTTTTGTTCGGGCACCATGACATTTCATATGAAGTGTGCTTTGtaagtatgttttttatatatcatttcATGAATCTTCAGTCTTTGACATTACTTGTCTTGGCTTATGATAGACTGGTTGCTATTTGTTTTCCTCTAAGGTATCATGCCATTGTAACCAAACCAGCTATGTTTCTGATCATAGGGATGATGTGGATTGTGTCTGCGACATATTTTTCTGTACATGTGGGTTTGCTGACTAGACTCTCTATTTGTAGTTCTAATGTGGttaatagttatttttgtgATTATGGTCCTGTCGCTAGACTCGCTTGTAATGATAATTCACTAAATTTACTGATGGGAAAAGTTTGCTTTGGTTTCCTGATTTGCTTGCCTCCAGTACTGATCATCGTCTCATATTTCTGCATTGCTCTGGCTCTGCTTAAAATTGCTCATGGTGTTGATCGGATCAAAGCTATAAAAACCTGCACCTCACATCTCATTTTGGTGGCAGTTTTGTATCTCCCAATTGTAAGCAATAATATTGCAGCTTCCACAACACCTTTGCATCCAAATGCCCGGATAATTAACAATTCTTTGACTCAGATAATACCACCTATGCTGAATCCCATCATATACACTCTGAAGACAGAGGAGGTCATGCAATCCATAAAAGAACTGTACAAACGCTGCAAGGTGAATACTACTGGAGAAAGAAATATAAAA TGGAACGCTAGAAATAACTGTAGTACCTGTTTTGGCAATGACCACAGATACTATGCTAATCAGatttgttttaaagggatatAA
- the LOC127172395 gene encoding olfactory receptor 24-like, giving the protein MSSMQSNSSGNLTFVRPATFFINGFFNIPHAKYYYVFLSVVYVVTVLGNSFIMCIIYLARRLHTAKYIAVFHLALSDLCGSSALIPKVIDTFLFKHQDISYEACLTYMFFVYHFMNTQSLTLLVLAYDRLVAICFPLHYHAIVTKPAMFLIMGVIWVFSVTFFSLLVCSVNRLSFCGSNVLDSYFCDYGPIYRIACNDNYVNILLGKICYSLLIFTPLILIFISYFCIAVVLFKIPHGVDRIKAIKTCTSHLMLVIIFYIPILSNNIASIITPLHPNARIINNSLTQTIPPMLNPIIYTLKTEEVMQSIKELYKRRKLNTTTERRVKCSRRI; this is encoded by the coding sequence ATGAGCTCCATGCAGTCAAACTCCTCTGGAAATTTGACCTTTGTTCGTCCTGCAACATTTTTCATCAATGGCTTTTTTAATATCCCACATGCAAAATATTACTATGTGTTCTTGTCTGTAGTGTATGTTGTGACTGTTTTGGGGAATTCATTTATCATGTGTATCATTTATTTGGCCCGCAGGCTTCACACAGCCaaatacattgctgtttttcatTTGGCCCTTTCTGATCTGTGTGGAAGTTCAGCTTTGATTCCAAAAGTCATTGACACATTTTTATTCAAGCACCAGGACATTTCATACGAAGCATGCTTGACTTATATGTTTTTTGTATATCATTTCATGAACACGCAATCTTTGACACTACTTGTCTTGGCTTATGACAGACTGGTTGCTATTTGTTTTCCTCTACATTATCATGCCATTGTAACCAAACCAGCTATGTTTTTGATCATGGGGGTGATATGGGTTTTTtctgtgacatttttttctttacttgtATGTTCTGTAAATAGACTTTCTTTTTGTGGATCTAATGTGCTTGATAGTTATTTTTGTGATTATGGTCCTATCTATAGAATAGCTTGTAAtgataattatgtaaatattttgttggGTAAAATTTGCTATAGTCTTCTGATTTTTACACCGCTCATACTGAtcttcatttcatatttctgcATTGCTGTGGTTTTGTTTAAGATTCCGCATGGTGTTGACCGAATCAAAGCCATAAAAACCTGCACCTCACATCTAATGTTGGTGATAATTTTTTATATCCCAATCTTAAGCAATAATATTGCATCGATAATAACACCTTTGCATCCAAACGCCCGGATTATTAACAATTCCCTGACACAGACAATACCACCTATGCTGAATCCCATCATATACACTCTGAAGACAGAGGAGGTCATGCAATCCATAAAAGAACTGTACAAACGACGCAAGTTGAACACAACCACAGAAAGAAGAGTGAAATGCAGCAggagaatttaa
- the LOC127172401 gene encoding olfactory receptor 1496-like, with product MSSMQSNSSANVTFVRPATFFINGFNIPHAKYYCVFLSLVYVVTVLGNSFIMCVIYLARRLHTAKYIAVFHLALSDLCGSSTLIPKVLDTFLFEHQDIAYEACLANVFFLYHFMNMQSLTLIVLAYDRLVAICFPLRYHAIVTKPAMFLIIGMVWILSVTFFSVLVSSVDRLSFCRSNVIDTYFCDYGPIYRLACNDTSLHSLLFKICFSLLIFTPLILIFSSYFCIAVVLFKIHHGVDRIKAIKTCSSHLMLVAIFYIPILSNSVASTITLLPPNVRIINNSLTQIIPPMLNPIIYTLKTEEVMQSIKELYKHSKVNTTTERRVKCNRRI from the coding sequence ATGAGCTCCATGCAGTCAAATTCCTCTGCAAATGTGACCTTTGTTCGTCCTGCAACTTTTTTCATCAATGGCTTTAATATCCCGCATGCAAAATACTACTGTGTGTTCTTGTCTTTAGTGTATGTTGTGACTGTTTTAGGGAATTCATTTATCATGTGTGTCATTTATTTGGCCCGCAGGCTTCACACAGCCAAATACATTGCTGTTTTCCATCTGGCCCTTTCTGATCTGTGTGGAAGCTCGACTTTAATTCCAAAAGTCCttgacacatttttatttgagcATCAGGACATTGCATATGAAGCGTGTTTGGCAAATGTGTTctttttatatcatttcatGAATATGCAGTCTTTGACACTAATTGTCTTGGCTTATGATAGACTGGTTGCTATTTGTTTTCCTCTACGGTATCATGCCATTGTAACCAAACCAGCCATGTTTCTGATCATTGGGATGGTGTGGATTTTGtctgtgacatttttttctgtacttgtAAGTTCTGTGGATAGACTTTCTTTTTGTAGATCTAATGTGATTGATACTTATTTTTGTGATTATGGGCCTATCTATAGACTAGCCTGTAATGATACTTCTCTACATAGTTTGTTGTTTAAAATTTGCTTTAGTCTTCTGATTTTTACACCACTGATATTGATCTTCAGTTCATATTTCTGCATTGCTGTGGTTTTGTTTAAGATTCACCATGGTGTTGACCGGATCAAAGCCATAAAAACCTGCTCCTCACATCTCATGTTGGTGGCAATTTTTTATATCCCAATTTTAAGCAATAGCGTTGCATCTACAATAACACTTTTGCCTCCAAATGTCCGGATTATTAACAATTCCCTGACACAGATAATACCACCTATGCTAAATCCCATCATATACACTCTAAAGACAGAAGAGGTCATGCAATCCATAAAAGAACTGTACAAACACAGCAAAGTGAACACAACCACAGAAAGAAGAGTGAAATGCAACAggagaatttaa